The proteins below come from a single Burkholderia humptydooensis genomic window:
- a CDS encoding formyltransferase family protein, with the protein MARKKLVYIWSLRNAAADRAGQQIDYKGGTRYMKSVLESLVDALNDTELGDAYSLERVIYDDDAGSPLDREKLAEYGFAHEPGKRWFYPPELRVQGRLVNDLLLAIPSGYRREPLGSPARPAGKHAFEARLRETLDALGADLVVLDGLLVILDELVRPGAPYCRRVVNIHPGITRAESPYERRGAYATLDALFGARGQKVVDWTTKRTVPVEPLRMTGASFHYVDNGVDSGEVIHDVLNTEIDPDDTILELRWNNFNRSLFPALHEGLAMMAGLDARVA; encoded by the coding sequence ATGGCAAGGAAGAAGCTCGTCTACATCTGGTCGCTGAGAAACGCCGCCGCCGACAGGGCGGGGCAGCAGATCGACTACAAGGGCGGCACGCGCTACATGAAGTCGGTGCTCGAATCGCTCGTCGACGCATTGAACGACACCGAGCTCGGCGACGCGTACTCGCTCGAGCGCGTGATCTACGACGACGACGCGGGTTCGCCGCTCGACCGCGAGAAGCTCGCCGAATACGGCTTTGCGCACGAGCCCGGCAAGCGCTGGTTCTATCCGCCGGAGCTGCGCGTGCAGGGCCGGCTCGTGAACGATCTGCTGCTCGCGATTCCGTCCGGATACCGGCGCGAGCCGCTCGGCTCGCCCGCGCGGCCGGCGGGCAAGCACGCGTTCGAAGCGCGCCTGCGCGAGACGCTCGACGCGCTCGGCGCCGATCTCGTCGTGCTCGACGGGCTGCTAGTGATCCTCGACGAGCTCGTGCGGCCGGGCGCGCCGTATTGCCGGCGGGTCGTCAACATCCATCCGGGCATCACGCGCGCGGAGTCGCCATACGAGCGGCGCGGCGCGTATGCGACGCTCGACGCGCTGTTCGGCGCGCGCGGGCAGAAGGTCGTCGACTGGACGACAAAGCGGACCGTGCCGGTCGAGCCGCTGCGGATGACGGGCGCGTCGTTCCATTACGTCGACAACGGCGTCGATTCCGGCGAGGTGATCCACGACGTGCTGAACACCGAGATCGACCCGGACGACACGATCCTGGAGCTGCGCTGGAACAACTTCAACCGCAGCCTGTTTCCGGCGCTGCACGAGGGGCTCGCGATGATGGCGGGGCTCGACGCGCGCGTGGCGTGA
- a CDS encoding TonB-dependent siderophore receptor, whose translation MEWATSTRVRAIAAAAGVAFYAAAASHAQAQATQPGGDLRQPGSQVNGGTAAGGTLPAISVSEQTERDAAVGLVARRSTTGTKTDTPIIEIPQTINIVTAQQIEATGATDINQAFRYIPGFSSYGSDNRSDWYAALRGFTPTVFVDGLQVPNTLNLSSWRVDPYMIDSIAVLRGPTSVLYGQGDPGAIVDVQSKLANGERIREVGVQIGNYARKQLMFDVGDTIDKDGTLSYRIVGVGRDGNAQTGPLADQRVSFAPSLKWQPNADTSLTLAATYLQDWGDTSTNFLPSRGTVLPNPNGTISNDLYTADANFDHYRKKQWSLGYQFEHRLNPVWTFRQNVRWMHLSLDDASVYGGGLDDADPTMATMTRYAGLFQFNYSRFDVDNQAQAKFATGPLSHTLLFGFDYNRQTTTDSEWLAKGPSLNLYRPVYAPIPADIFSGPNAYPRTDTKTTLNAFGLYVQDQIKWQRWVLTLGGRQDWTRTSQDDIANSASFRQNDHAFSGRVGLTYLGDYGLAPYLSYSTSFNPQIGLKLAGGGLATPTKGRQIEAGLRWQPPARNLMLNAAVYQINQTNVAMSNPNDSTSSTFVQVGEVRSRGIELSAVGNLSRELSVIAAYVYQDVKNVQANDDTLNKWPVDVPRPRQIASLWADWTWRNGPLTGFGVGAGVRYMSASAGAADNSLTVPSYTLFDAALHYELRNWRFALNATNLFNRRYVAGCQSDSVCLYGNQRTVIATAKYNW comes from the coding sequence ATGGAGTGGGCAACCAGCACGCGCGTGCGTGCGATCGCAGCCGCGGCAGGCGTGGCGTTCTACGCGGCGGCGGCGAGTCATGCGCAGGCACAGGCGACGCAGCCAGGAGGAGACCTGCGGCAGCCGGGCAGTCAGGTGAACGGGGGCACCGCGGCGGGCGGTACGTTGCCCGCGATCTCGGTGTCGGAGCAGACGGAGCGCGACGCGGCCGTCGGCCTCGTCGCGCGGCGCAGCACGACGGGCACGAAAACCGATACGCCGATCATCGAGATCCCGCAGACGATCAACATCGTCACCGCGCAGCAGATCGAGGCGACGGGCGCGACCGATATCAATCAGGCGTTCCGCTACATCCCGGGCTTCTCGAGCTACGGGTCGGACAACCGCTCGGACTGGTACGCGGCGCTGCGCGGCTTCACGCCGACCGTGTTCGTCGACGGGCTGCAGGTGCCGAACACGCTCAACCTGTCGAGCTGGCGCGTCGATCCGTACATGATCGACAGCATCGCCGTGCTGCGCGGCCCGACGTCGGTGCTGTACGGGCAGGGCGACCCCGGCGCGATCGTCGACGTGCAGAGCAAGCTCGCGAACGGCGAGCGCATCCGCGAGGTCGGCGTGCAGATCGGCAACTACGCGCGCAAGCAACTGATGTTCGACGTCGGCGACACGATCGACAAGGACGGCACGCTGTCGTACCGGATCGTCGGCGTGGGCCGCGACGGCAATGCGCAGACGGGGCCGCTCGCCGACCAGCGCGTGTCGTTCGCGCCGTCGCTCAAGTGGCAGCCGAACGCGGACACGTCGCTCACGCTCGCCGCGACGTACCTGCAGGACTGGGGCGACACGTCGACCAACTTCCTGCCGTCGCGCGGCACCGTGCTGCCGAATCCGAACGGCACGATCTCGAACGACCTGTACACGGCCGATGCGAATTTCGACCATTACCGCAAGAAGCAGTGGTCGCTCGGCTATCAGTTCGAGCACAGGCTGAACCCGGTATGGACGTTCCGGCAGAACGTGCGCTGGATGCACCTGTCGCTCGACGACGCGTCCGTGTACGGCGGCGGCCTCGACGACGCGGACCCGACGATGGCGACGATGACGCGCTACGCGGGCCTCTTCCAGTTCAACTACAGCCGCTTCGACGTCGACAACCAGGCGCAGGCGAAATTCGCGACGGGGCCGTTGAGCCACACGCTGCTGTTCGGCTTCGACTACAACCGGCAGACAACGACCGACAGCGAATGGCTCGCGAAGGGGCCGAGCCTGAATCTGTACCGGCCGGTCTACGCGCCGATTCCGGCCGACATCTTCAGCGGGCCGAACGCGTACCCGCGCACCGACACGAAGACGACGCTCAACGCGTTCGGCCTGTACGTGCAGGACCAGATCAAATGGCAGCGCTGGGTGCTGACGCTCGGCGGCCGGCAGGACTGGACGCGCACGTCGCAGGACGACATCGCGAACTCGGCGAGCTTCAGGCAGAACGACCACGCGTTCAGCGGGCGCGTCGGCCTCACGTATCTCGGCGACTACGGCCTCGCGCCGTATCTCAGCTATTCGACGTCGTTCAATCCGCAGATCGGCCTGAAGCTCGCGGGCGGCGGGCTCGCAACGCCGACCAAGGGCCGCCAGATCGAGGCCGGCCTGCGCTGGCAGCCGCCGGCCAGGAACCTGATGCTGAACGCGGCCGTCTACCAGATCAACCAGACGAACGTCGCGATGAGCAATCCGAACGATTCGACGAGCAGCACGTTCGTGCAGGTCGGCGAGGTGCGCTCGCGCGGGATCGAGCTGAGCGCGGTGGGCAACCTGTCGCGCGAGCTGTCGGTGATCGCCGCCTACGTCTACCAGGACGTGAAGAACGTGCAGGCGAACGACGACACGCTGAACAAGTGGCCCGTCGACGTGCCGCGCCCGCGCCAGATCGCATCGCTGTGGGCAGACTGGACGTGGCGCAACGGGCCGCTCACGGGCTTCGGCGTCGGCGCGGGCGTGCGCTACATGAGCGCGTCGGCGGGCGCGGCCGACAATTCGCTGACGGTGCCGAGCTACACGCTGTTCGATGCGGCGCTGCACTACGAGCTGCGCAACTGGCGCTTCGCGCTCAACGCGACGAACCTGTTCAACCGCCGCTACGTGGCCGGCTGCCAGTCGGATTCGGTGTGCCTGTACGGCAACCAGCGCACCGTGATCGCGACGGCGAAATACAACTGGTAA
- a CDS encoding lysine N(6)-hydroxylase/L-ornithine N(5)-oxygenase family protein, with translation MQRDTVFDLIGVGFGPSNLALAVRLAEAGDAAAFTHCYVERQPAFGWHRGMLLDDCRMQISFLKDLVTLRDPKSRFTFINYLYEHGRLSEFVNLKNFYPTRVEFNDYLSWVASAFGERVHYGETVTAIEPVAAPGAPGEIDALRVFSKGADGRERHRVARALSIGVGGAPSVPDAFAALGPACVAHSSNYLTSIDRLVGAPDARAPNAHVKKRVAVIGAGQSAAEVFVDLARRFPHVDASLVIRSGALKPADDSPFVNEIFNPAFTDVVYAQPASGRRSLIERFRDTNYAVVDRPLIEQIYEMLYLQRVPGASDGAPRHRLLANTAIESAARTADGQVELALRDRLTGDARAERFDALVLATGYRRDTHLPLLDALAPHLGDALAAGDVARDYRLATPAHFKPRIYLQGCCEDSHGLSDTLLSVLARRADEIAASLADGGDAAEHDTADRREDRARPRHDNNGVSDGRLAIAL, from the coding sequence ATGCAGAGAGATACCGTATTCGACCTGATCGGCGTCGGCTTCGGACCGTCGAACCTCGCGCTCGCCGTGCGCCTCGCTGAAGCGGGCGACGCGGCCGCGTTCACGCATTGCTACGTCGAGCGCCAGCCGGCATTCGGCTGGCACCGCGGGATGCTGCTCGACGACTGCCGGATGCAGATCTCCTTCCTGAAGGATCTCGTCACGCTGCGCGATCCGAAGAGCCGCTTCACGTTCATCAACTACCTGTACGAGCACGGGCGCCTGAGCGAATTCGTCAACCTGAAGAACTTCTACCCGACACGCGTCGAGTTCAACGATTACCTGAGCTGGGTCGCGAGCGCGTTCGGCGAGCGCGTCCACTACGGCGAGACGGTGACGGCGATCGAGCCCGTCGCGGCACCGGGCGCGCCCGGCGAGATCGACGCGCTGCGCGTGTTCTCGAAGGGCGCCGACGGGCGCGAGCGGCACCGCGTCGCGCGCGCGCTGTCGATTGGCGTCGGCGGCGCGCCGAGCGTGCCGGACGCGTTCGCCGCGCTCGGGCCGGCGTGCGTCGCCCATTCGTCGAACTACCTGACGTCGATCGACCGCTTGGTCGGCGCGCCGGACGCCCGTGCGCCGAACGCCCACGTGAAAAAACGCGTCGCGGTGATCGGCGCGGGCCAAAGCGCGGCCGAGGTGTTCGTCGATCTCGCGCGGCGCTTCCCGCACGTCGACGCGAGCCTCGTGATCCGCTCGGGCGCGCTCAAGCCCGCGGACGACAGCCCGTTCGTCAACGAGATCTTCAATCCGGCGTTCACCGACGTCGTCTACGCGCAGCCGGCGAGCGGCCGGCGCTCGCTCATCGAGCGCTTTCGCGACACGAACTACGCGGTGGTGGACCGGCCGCTCATCGAGCAGATCTACGAAATGCTCTATCTGCAGCGCGTGCCCGGCGCGTCGGACGGCGCGCCGCGCCACCGGCTGCTCGCGAACACCGCGATCGAATCGGCCGCGCGCACGGCGGATGGACAAGTCGAGCTCGCGTTGCGCGACCGCCTGACGGGCGACGCGCGCGCCGAGCGCTTCGACGCGCTCGTGCTCGCGACCGGCTATCGCCGCGACACGCATCTGCCGCTCCTCGACGCTCTCGCGCCGCATCTGGGCGACGCGCTCGCGGCGGGCGACGTCGCGCGCGACTACCGGCTCGCGACGCCCGCGCACTTCAAGCCGCGGATCTATCTGCAAGGCTGCTGCGAGGACAGCCACGGGCTGTCCGACACGCTGCTGTCGGTGCTCGCGCGGCGCGCGGACGAAATCGCCGCGTCGCTCGCCGATGGGGGCGACGCGGCCGAACACGACACAGCCGACCGGCGCGAAGACCGCGCGCGGCCACGACATGACAACAACGGGGTGAGCGACGGCCGGCTGGCCATCGCTCTTTGA